In the genome of Luteitalea pratensis, the window GAGGTTGAAGGCCGCGCGCGTTAGGGGATTTCTATGCGCACTTCCTGGACTCGCATGTTGGCAGGGGCCGCCTCCGGTCTGCTCCTCGCAGCTCCGGAGACGCAGGGAGCAGACTCGTGCCCACTCACCGCGATTCCGCAAGGTTCCAGTGCCTCCGAGTTCGGCCCTCCCAGCATCAGCGCCGACGGACGCTTTTTGGCCTTCGCGTCGCGCACTCGCCTGGTCACGTTGGCGACGGGTACCGGAAGCGAGATCTACGTGCTCGATCTGATGACGCAGACGCTGACCGTAGAGAGCCCTCTGCCTAGCGATTCTCTTTTGAGCAGCGACAGCCGCGCTCCTAGCATCAGCAGCGATGGCCGGTTCCTCGTGTTCGAATGGGTCGGAACGTCTCGTGGCGGAAGCGCTCCACCTGAGCATAAGCAAATCATGCTGCGCGATCGTCGAGTCGGGACGATACGAATGCTCAGCGTGAACGGCAGCGCGGTGCCCGGCGACCAGTCCAGTAGTAATGCTGTCCTCAGCGCTGACGGGCGTGTCGTCGCCTTCGAATCGCTCGCGACGAATCTGGTGCCAGGCACCGACGTGAACGGGGCCGATCGCGACATCTACATTGCTGTTCTTGCCACGGGCGCGATCACACGCGCGAGTCTCGATACCAGCGGTCTTCAGCGGGAGGGGCCGAGCTTCGCGCCGGCCGTCAGTGCTGACGGTCGGTACGTGGCGTTCACGTCCGATGCGAGGCTGGACGAGGCTTCTGCGCTGGGAGACGCGCGGACGGACCGGCCACACACCGGCAGGCATCACGTGTTCGTGCGCGATCTGGCGCGTGGGATCACGCGGCGAGTGAGTCGCCGACCGGATGGGAGCGAACCCAACGGAGCAAGCTTCCTCCCCTCGATCAACAGCGATGGCCGCTGGCTGGCATTCGTATCGAACGCGACCGATCTCGCCGCTGGCGATACGAAAGACGTTTCGAATATCTTTCTCCATGACCTCGAGGCGTCCACGACGACGCTTGTCAGCCGCGGCGTCGACGGCGCCGCGAGCGATGGCGCAAGCACGCGGCCCGTGCTCTCGGGGAGCGGACACTTGGTGGCCTTCGAGTCCGTCGCGTCCAACTTGGTATGCGGAAAGCGATGCCGCCCGCTCGACCTGGACATCAACCTCTTGACCGATGTGTTCGTCTTCGATCGAGATGAGCGGTCGATCGTACGCCTCAGTTCCGACTCGCACAGCGGCTGGATGGAGGCGAGTGGGTCGCCAGCGCTCGACGCAAGCGGACGCGTTGCGGCGTTCTCATCGCGTCATCCGATAGCCGATCACGATACCCGCAACGACTTCGACTTGTTCGTCGTGACGCCTTGTGGTGACGGCACGACAGTCCAACGGTGACGTTTGTCATGACAAGCGGAGGGCGATCCGGAAGCGCCACTCTCCCGAACACG includes:
- a CDS encoding TolB family protein; this translates as MLRDRRVGTIRMLSVNGSAVPGDQSSSNAVLSADGRVVAFESLATNLVPGTDVNGADRDIYIAVLATGAITRASLDTSGLQREGPSFAPAVSADGRYVAFTSDARLDEASALGDARTDRPHTGRHHVFVRDLARGITRRVSRRPDGSEPNGASFLPSINSDGRWLAFVSNATDLAAGDTKDVSNIFLHDLEASTTTLVSRGVDGAASDGASTRPVLSGSGHLVAFESVASNLVCGKRCRPLDLDINLLTDVFVFDRDERSIVRLSSDSHSGWMEASGSPALDASGRVAAFSSRHPIADHDTRNDFDLFVVTPCGDGTTVQR